From the Deinococcus gobiensis I-0 genome, the window ACCCGCTGGCTCGAGAGCTTCGCGGTGCTGTCACACGACCTTACGGTGGAAGGCGATCCCTACGCGCTCGTGCGCCGCGCGCAGGGGGCCATGCTGCCGCTGCTCCCCAGCGGACACTCGATGTACTGGGAACTGGAGGGCGGGCGCTGGAGTGTGCGTAGCGCCGTGGGCGAGGTGGCCGGGTCGCCGCAGGCGGGGCTGCTCGGGAGCGGGCTGCCGGCCGGCGGGTCGCCCCCGCTGGACCGGCCCTGGGCCAGCGGCCAGCCCTTTTACCTCGACCGGGCGCCGCAGGGGACGCCGGGGACCGTCGGGGGCGACTACTCGGTCGCCGCGCTGCCCGTGCTGGTCGGCGGCCAGCCCAGCGGCGTGCTGAGCATCACCACGGCGGGGGCGCACCAGTGGGACCCGGTGGACAAGTCGCTGCTCGAAACGGTGGTGCGCAGCCTGGGGCTGGCGCTCGAGCGGGCGCGGGGCCTGGAGCAGCTCGCAGCCGAGCGGCGCAAACTCGAGGCCGCCAACGAGGAACTGGAGGCCTTCGCCTATTCGGTTTCGCACGACCTGCGGACTCCGGTGCGGCACATCCTGGGGTTCAACAGCCTTCTGCGTCAGTCGCTTGGCGCGGAGGTCTCGTCGCGTGTGACGCGCTATCTGGACGTGGTGGCCGAGGCCGGGCAGCGCATGAACGTCCTGATTGACGCCATGCTGGACCTCTCACGTACCGCACGTACCGACCTGTCGCTGGCGCGGGTGAACCTGGGTGAGCTGCTCGCCTCGGTGCGCGCCGAGGTCGAGCCGGACGCCGGGGACCGCCGGGTCGAGTGGAGCGTGGGCGAGCTGCCCACCGTGACCGCCGACGCCGACACGCTGCGGCAGGTCTTCGTGAACCTGCTGACCAACGCCCTGAAGTACACCCGGCCGCGCGAGCTGACCCGCATCGAGATCTGGGCCGAGCGCCGGGGTACCGACTGGGCGCTGCTCGTGCGCGACAACGGCGTGGGGTTCGACCCGCGCTACGCCGAGAACCTGTTCGGGGTGTTCCAGCGCCTGCACCGCGCCGACGACTTCGAGGGCACCGGCGTCGGGCTGGCGAACGTGCGGCGCATCATCGCCCGGCACGGCGGCGAGGTCTTCGCGCAGGGCGAGGTCGGGCAGGGCGCGACGTTCGGGTTCACCCTCCCCGGAGCCTGAGCGCTCCCTCCCCGGACGATGGGCACTTGCTCAAGTGTCTCCACATGGAACGGTCATCTGGGCCGTCAGACTGCGGGTATGGTGAGCGGCTCCCTTCACGACTGTAACGATGAGGTCCTGCGGGCCTTCCTGGTGGGAGGTGGGCAGGACCTGTACCTGTGCGTGAAGGTCTTCAGTCCGCTGCTGTTCGCGCTCGCCGCCCACTACCGGCTGGCCCAGCCCGAGGAGGCAATCTACCTCGTGTTCGAGGAGGTCAGGCGGCAGGCGGCCTGCTGGGAGCCTTCGGGGCTGCCGGCGCAGCTGTGGATCGCCGGGCTGGCCCGCCGCCGCTTCGAGACCCTGGGCCGCGCGGGCTCGGCGGCCTAGGGCCGTATGGCCGCCGGGTTGAAGAAGTCTTAAACCACGTCCCACACTGAGAAAAAGGCACAAATTCCTCCCCGGCCAGGGGGCACCATAAGCGCGTTGCACCTGTTTCAATGACGCGCCGGACTGTTCGGTGGCCTCTGGCGAACCGTGCAACCTAATCCGACCCCTCTGCCGGCCCCCGCCCCCGTGGTGGGGGCCAGGTTGTGGCAACCGTGCATGTGCCCCGTTGGGCCAGGGCCGGGTGTGGTAGCGTAGGGGTGCTTATGGAGCCTCCCAGTCCTGGCTCTCTGAATGTGCCGCGCGAAGACCGCCTGTGGGCGGGTTTTTTACTGTGGCAAGACAACCTGTCCGGCAGCCGACGCCCCGCGCCCCGCGCGCGTGGTGGGCAGCATGTGCCTTGCGGCGTGCCGGGGCGTGGCCTGGAGCACGCCACTTCATGAACGACATCATTGGTCTTTTCGCCCTGTTCTTCCTGGTCGTGATGAACGGCTTTTTCGTGGCGGCAGAGTTCGCGCTGGTCAGTGTCCGGCGCACCCGCATCGACCAGCTCGCCGAGGAAGGCAACAGCACGGCCCGCGCCACCCAGCGCGCGCTGCACAACCTCGACCTCTACATCGCCGCCACCCAGCTCGGCATCACGATGGCCAGCCTCGCCATCGGCTTCGTCGCCGAACCGGCCATCGAGCACCTCATCCACCCGCTGTTCGCGGAGACGAGCCTCACCGAAGGCCAGATCAAGGCCATCAGCTTCGGCGTGGCCTTCGCCATCAGCACGGTGCTGCACATCGTGATCGGGGAACTGGCGCCCAAGAGCTGGGCCCTGCAACGCAGCGAGCAGGTCGCGCTGCTCGTCACGCGCCCGCTGCTGATCTTCGCCACGGTCTTCAAGTGGGCCATCCGGGGCCTGAACGCGCTGGGCAACGGCGTGGTGCGCCTCTTCGGGCTGCGCGGCGTCGCCGGGCACCACACGGCCTACTCGGAAGAGGAAATCCGCATGATCGTGGGCGCGTCGAGCCAGGAGGGCGTGCTGGAGGACAGCGAGAAGGAACTCGTGTACAACGTCTTCGACCTGTCGGACACCACCGTGCGCGAGGTCATGACGCCGCGTGTGGACATGGTGGTCGTGGACGCCGCCGCGCCGCTGCGCCGCCTGCTGGAACTGAACACCGAACACGGCTACTCGCGCGTGCCGGTCTTTCAGGACACGGCCGACAACATCGTGGGCATCGCGCACACGGGCGACGTGCTGCGCCACCTCGAGGAGCTCGACCACATCTCGATCGCCGACGTGATGCGGCCGGTGTACTTCGTGCCCGAGGGCATGAAGATCAAGGACCTGCTCGCCAAGATGCGCGACAAGAAGTCGCACATGAGCGTGGTCGTGGACGAGTTCGGCGGCACCGCCGGTCTGGTCACGCTGGAAGACGCCCTGGAAGAGATCGTCGGGGAAATCTACGACGAGACCGACGAGGAGGAACTGCCTCAGGTGGAGGTGCTGGGCGAGGGCATCTACCTGATG encodes:
- a CDS encoding hemolysin family protein encodes the protein MNDIIGLFALFFLVVMNGFFVAAEFALVSVRRTRIDQLAEEGNSTARATQRALHNLDLYIAATQLGITMASLAIGFVAEPAIEHLIHPLFAETSLTEGQIKAISFGVAFAISTVLHIVIGELAPKSWALQRSEQVALLVTRPLLIFATVFKWAIRGLNALGNGVVRLFGLRGVAGHHTAYSEEEIRMIVGASSQEGVLEDSEKELVYNVFDLSDTTVREVMTPRVDMVVVDAAAPLRRLLELNTEHGYSRVPVFQDTADNIVGIAHTGDVLRHLEELDHISIADVMRPVYFVPEGMKIKDLLAKMRDKKSHMSVVVDEFGGTAGLVTLEDALEEIVGEIYDETDEEELPQVEVLGEGIYLMDASLTVHEVEERLDSNIEDGEGEFDTLAGFVTNHFGDIPEIGQNFNYAGWSFTVEEADQRRVTRVRVERAPDQDPLDGPETPTHE